TGATAGCGTCGAATCTATCGAAGTTGAAAAATACGAGGGCTACGTTTATGATCTAAGTGTTGAGGATAATGAGAACTTCCTCGTTGGCTTCGGACTACTTTACGCACACAACAGTTATTACGGGTATTATGGTTATGCGAAAGCTAGATGGTACTGCAAAGAGTGCGCAGAAAGCGTTACGGCATGGGGGAGGCAATACATAGATTTAGTTAGGAGAGAACTTGAAGCTAGAGGATTTAAAGTCCTGTATATAGACACGGATGGACTCTACGCGACTATTCCTGGGGTTAAGGACTGGGAAGAGGTTAAAAGGAGGGCCTTAGAGTTCGTAGACTATATAAACTCCAAGCTCCCAGGAGTTCTCGAACTCGAATATGAGGGCTTTTACGCAAGGGGGTTCTTCGTCACAAAGAAGAAGTATGCCCTGATAGATGAGGAAGGAAAGATAGTGACAAGAGGTCTAGAGATAGTTAGGAGGGACTGGAGTGAGATAGCAAAGGAGACCCAAGCAAGAGTTTTAGAGGCCATACTCAAGCACGGTAATGTTGAAGAGGCCGTCAAGATAGTTAAGGATGTAACCGAAAAGCTGACAAATTATGAAGTTCCCCCAGAAAAGCTGGTCATATACGAGCAGATAACGAGGCCAATAAATGAATACAAGGCAATAGGGCCCCACGTAGCCGTGGCAAAGAGGCTTATGGCCAGGGGAATCAAGGTGAAACCTGGGATGGTGATAGGGTACATAGTCCTCAGGGGTGATGGCCCGATAAGTAAGAGGGCTATCTCAATAGAAGAATTCGATCCCAGGAAGCATAAATACGACGCCGAATACTACATAGAGAACCAAGTCTTACCTGCCGTTGAAAGAATACTCAAAGCTTTTGGGTACAAAAGGGAAGACCTTAGGTGGCAGAAAACAAAACAAGTGGGATTAGGAGCATGGATCAAGGTCAAGAAGTCTTAATATGCCTTACCTTTATCTCGAATTTATAACCTTACTGAACCTGTAAATATCTACGGTAATCCGCTCTAACTTCTTCCTATGGAAAAAGAACTGGAGTGGTATCTCTATCTTCGTTGTGAGCCTATGAGTTACTACAAACCCATGTTCCCAGGAAAACTTTTCTATAAACCTCCTCACCTCAGGTTTTGCTAAGTGGATGGAGTAAACAACATCACTTATCTCGAAAGCTTTTAAAAGGAAGGGCCTATCAGCATGCTTCCTTTGACTTCCAAAGGGAGGATTCATTATCACAATATCAACCCTAGAGTTGAATTCAGAGACATCCCCTATGAATACCTTAAACTTACCCTTAAATTCACCTAAATTTTCAATTAGAACATCAACAGCTTCTTTATCAACTTCAACGCAGATCACTTCCTTAGCCCCAAGAAGAAGGGCCCCATAGCTCAAAACCCCTGTTCCGGCCCCTAGGTCGGCCACCACTTTCCCCTCTATATCTCCAAGTGAATAGGCCAACCAAAGCAATTCGGAAGCCGCGTTTCCCGGAGTTCTGTATTGCTCCAACCACACCTTTGGATTTTTAAACCCCTTAAGCTTTGATAGAGCTATAGCTAATTCCTTCT
This Pyrococcus horikoshii OT3 DNA region includes the following protein-coding sequences:
- a CDS encoding METTL5 family protein, yielding MMTRKKELAIALSKLKGFKNPKVWLEQYRTPGNAASELLWLAYSLGDIEGKVVADLGAGTGVLSYGALLLGAKEVICVEVDKEAVDVLIENLGEFKGKFKVFIGDVSEFNSRVDIVIMNPPFGSQRKHADRPFLLKAFEISDVVYSIHLAKPEVRRFIEKFSWEHGFVVTHRLTTKIEIPLQFFFHRKKLERITVDIYRFSKVINSR